CTTACATTTAGCTAGTCAGAtcacaataaaagaaaaaatacttaGGTACTGCAGAAAGAACGGTTGAAATGACGTCTTACGTTAGATAACTAGCGACCAAACTACTTAAATGTTGAAAACACCCACCGAACGTAGCTAACTACCTAGCTAACAATTATGGGTCAAACATCGAACTACCGCGGGATACCTTTCTAGGTAGCTAGGTTGTTAGCGGGACTCGTTAATGCTAATGGGGCTATCCTGAAGGCCAAcaaggaaaacatgcaaaacataGAACTATAACACGGATTAAATGACTTACCAAACAGgctgattacagtatacccgTTGTTTATGGATTTCCTATAACCGTAAAACAAATTCAGTAATTTATTTGGCTGACTAGATATCTACGTCTATTACTCGATACGTTTCTGGTCTCCTCTTTTACGGTTAGTCGCAaccgctagctagctagctagctgtcatCTGCTGTCATCACGAGGAGACGAGACGCGCTCCACACACATGCGCAATAGGCGTATGATGCACTCGCCGAGAAGGATAGAGGTCTCGTCTGCATAGCTGGATTGTTTCTGAAATGGGTGTGTATGGAGAAAGTGTGAGTATCGTGAGTAGTCGAAAGCTCTCAGTGACAGGTGAAATATATTTCCTGTCAGTTGCCAACAAGACCGGAATAactgaaagcaaaaaaaacGTTTAATGATAGAGAATCATAGTGTACAATTAAGCAAAAATCTATTCTTGATTGAGAATCACAAAGTTAAATTAGAATGTGAAACAAGACCTGGAAAGTTAAAAGAAACAATCTATTCTTGATAATCATAATGTGCATGaatattgaattaaataggacATTTAAAGTGCCTTTGATGTCAGTTATTAGGGTATATTCAGAAAATAATAGTAATTTTGCTGTTAGTgttcaaacatatatttaaaatgaaatgtttacatatgcTTTAGTTTAGCAGTTTTTTAATTGTAACCAATGGTCTACACTCTGTGATGTGCAGACATCCATTATGGTAATGTGAAAACATGCTAAAGCAAAATAGTATAATCTTAGACCCTTCTCATGTACTCCACCAAGGGTCTCAGTTTCTCCCCAAAGACAAATGATACACGACATCtcaatgtacactgaacaaaattgtaaacgcagcacttttgtttttgcccccatttatcatgagctgaattcaaagatctaagactttatatatgtacacaaaaggcatatttctctcatatattgttcacaaatctgtctaaatttgtgttagtgagcacttctcccttgtcaagataatccatccacaggtgtggcatatcaagatgctgattatacagcatgattattgcacaggtgtgccttaagctggccacaataaaaggccactctaaaatgtgcagtttcactgtattgggggggggtccgaaaaccagtcagtatctgatgtgaccaccatttgcctcacacagtgcaacacatctccttcgcatacagttgatcaggttgttgattgtggcctgtggaatgttgctccactcctcttcaatggctgtgcgaagttgctggatattggcaggacctggaacacactgtcgtatacgccgatccagagcatcccaaacatgttcaatgtctggtgagtatgctggccaagcaagaactgggatgttttcagcttccaggaattgtgtataGATCCTTGCAACCACATACCACATACTTGTGTAAATAGTACCAAAGTGACAAATAAAAACccaaatatgaaataattagACATTCCTGAAATGCTTCTTGAAATGTCTAGATTTCATCAATAGGTGGTGCTCAAGTTCTATGAGTTCATGTACACAAACTCATGATGCATCCCTGTGACTTGAACATGAATATTGAGATATCTGTTTTTGGAAGAGCTGCACTAATGCTGTTTTCTAAACTGGGGAATTATGACCAGCATCAAATTTTCCCCACACAATTTGGTGACATCCAATTTGGaattaaggccctgcttcatcCCAGCCACTCCCAGTGGACTCaggacagttgatgttgagatatgtCTTCAGAAGCATATCCAATACCATTCTGGTTATCATCAGGGTGCTTGTTCAACCATCAAGACCATAATCCTTTTGTGGTGGAATGAACACAGCACTTGGACTTGTGGCGGAATGAACACAGCATTGAAATGTCTCACAGTCACCAAAGCCACCACAAGGTGTCGCTAGAACACAACTATGCAAGGCAATCCAATTCGATTCTTGACCCCCCCAAAACAGCCAACTGCACCATCCTTAGTGGGGGCCCTAGGCtaattaaagtaaaaatattgtaatatctataaaaagtggaaaaactgAATATCAACTTGTGTCCATCAAGtttttgtatatttgttttacttaAGAGCCTTGAGCTCTGAAATTAAGACTGGCCTGATTTACCCTAGAAGACAAATGCCAAGACAATAGTGAGtctttatttattgtttattatacATGGTTTATAAACAtcacaaaattaaaaaaatcttgCAGGAGGAAATATGATAGGGTAAAAGCACAACCTTAAATTTGTCAGGctttattatttgaattataaCATGCTTGTTTAGGTGCCCTGTAGATGCATTAAACTTTGTTTAAGTTGTGTTTTAGTGCAAAATAATCTCTTAGCACGCAACATCTGTTGGTCTGGACGGTCATCTCAAAGTTGCAACAGATCATTACTAATACTGTTTAAATGTAATGCTCTTGTTTCTTTATTattgcatttgtgttttttaacagGTTTCAAATTAACTAGATGGTATTGTTATGGAGTTTCTTCCTCAATTGTGTTTAATTATATCATAACTGTCTCAAATGTCCTCAACTTTGAATAGCAATACTAATACTTATTCAAACATTATACAATTCCAAGTATTGAACGTCAAGTATATATAACCATTGTCAGTTTTATCATGAGCATAATCTATATTAAAATACCTGAATATAAATAACatgcttttctgtaaaataattgttaatttgCAAAGTCAAGCAAATACACAACATTCATTTACAGTCAAGAGTCAAGCCTTACAATACAAATCCACATATGGCTTTCTGTTAAATACTATTTCtactgaaggccactatcaaaaGACATCAAGCAGGTTACAGTGATTTCAGCACTGTAAAGTCAGTAGCATGTGATGAGAGAGTGTAATTCAATTGCCTGACACAAAATCAGAAACTGGTAAAATCAACAGGGGATTTTTCATAGATGTAGATTATGAGATTGTAGGCCTAAGAACAAACAGCAGTTTTTAGATGTGATTTTAATGATATAAAGCTGTATTTTAGTTGTGACTCTGGGTTACCATAGCACTTTCAAGAATACCTTTTAGAATTTAATGAAGTCTCAGCAGAAATACAactgtcagtttttctttattgGAATAATTATATGTAATTACAGTGTGCTAAAAAACGTAGGCCAAGTAGAGCTCTACAAAATTATGCTGTAAAGCTTTAATCTAGTTGACTCTAAAAATGTTCTTAGTTGCAATGCCTCCCTCAGTAACAGTATATGCAGCCAAGCAGTGGCATTTTTCTAGATAACTGAATGATTTGTGCTTGACAGTCTGAAATCCAACCCAGTTAATGGGGTATCACAAGACCCAACCTTCTCTTAACATGGATGAAAAATGAATTACttcataataaatacaatatgatGATTTTACATGCAGATGTTAAGTGTGGACTGAAACAATACTACAGCAAGAAAAATCAATAATAATGAAAACTTACATTATAAGTTCTATCCATTCAAATCCATTAAAATCAAGTCAAATCCATCCATTCCTGCACACTGTTTACATGAATCACTTTGAAATAATATCTACGTTTTAGAAAATGTCGGTAGCCTTATTAGGAATCTTTGATTCTGATGTAAAATTCATATGTATCTGCAGAATTATCTGTATGTACATAGAGGTTACATCAGAGGTGCACAGTACAGTACtatataatatcatccaggAGATGGGGAGTGCTCACCCAGTCTAGCATTCTAGGCTCAGAAGCAGCCATTATCATACACATGAACTGTTTTCCTGTTCTCTTGTCTATTGGGTAAATGGTAGTGGGTGTGAATCTCTTGTTGCTCTCTACAAACTCACAGAGTTGATGGTATATTTTGGGATACTCATGACGCAGAAAGACTCCCCGGGTCCTGAGCTCACGTTGGATATTGATAAAGCAGATCTCTCTAGCTTTCATACCCTCCTTTCCTTCTTTGTCCATATCAGCTGTGCCTGGAGGAGGGGTGAGAATGAGAGTCTCCATCTCGCTGTCCTTCTTGAATACCTTTTTATCTGGGCTGGAGGACGCCAAAGAAACCTTTGCATATTTTCGGACTGTTGATGTTTGGGCTCTTGGTGAGGGTCTGTTAGGCACTGGTTGCCCAACAGCTATTGATACATTCAGGAAGAAACATTCATTAGGGTCATACTCATTGCCAGCCTGCTGCAGGTCCTTACAGTAATCACCCAGGTTGTCCTTAAAGCTGTCCAGTTCTCTAAGAGATAGATATGTGGGCGACATGGCGAGGCTCTCAAGCCCAACCTTGAGGAAATTGTCAGCAGTGCCTTGATTAGCAAAACCCAGGAAAAGAATGCCTCTCCCTCTTGTAAGGTAGCCAGCTTTGGCAATGCGAGAGAAGGCTTTATGGATCTCAGAGTTCTCTCGACAGTACTTCAGCACGTGCCTGCAGACACTACTAATATGCCCATAAAGGCAGTTCTCTTTGTGGTTGTCCCAGTCATCTCGACGGCAGTTTCGAGAGCAATAGAAGGTGTAGCAGTTATGACAGGATTTGAAATAAAGACGGGCATTGAACAGTGTCTCAGTCCGCTTGCACTTCCTGTTGGCACACATCATGGTCTCATCATCGTCTGTGCTGTGGTCTGGGGAGAAATCCTCTGGACTTCTCTGTAAGCTTTGTAAGCCGTCACACCCACTGTCAGGATCTTTGATGGTGTCAGGGCTGGTTTTGGTGGAGGCAAATTGTGTGTTTAGAGGTCCTAGACTCTCTAGGCCAGAAGATGTTATCCTTCCTTTTTCATTGCCCTCATTAATCAACTGCTTTAGTTGGTCCAACATATCCTGACTAGGCCTCCTGCTCGTTGTAGGTTTGTAATCAATTACAAGATCAGCCAGCAGCTTGTCTAGTTGCTCTAGACTCTGTTGCAGGGAATAATTGTTGGGTTTTCTGTCTTTGGTACGTTCTGCTGACTCAGATGGCTGTTGTTGATGATGAACATTTAGACTCTTCTCACAATCCAGTGCATCACAGCTGACTGAACGCATATCTCgctgtttgtgtgcatgcatgtcaTTGTCAGTTATTGTGATCTCAGGGGTTACAAACCATAGCCCAGCCTTGGTGTTCCTTCCGGAATTGCTTGGACCTTTCTCTAAGGAGTTTTCTGAAAGGGACAGGGCAGCATAGCGCCTTGGTGAACTAGATAAATTGAGTATAACTGGCTGTGGTGTATCACTGGGAGATGAAGCATATCTCCCCTGGTAACATAGATTATCATAGCTGCGTCCACAGGTTGCCGCTTGCTCCCTTTCATGACGAGGATAAAGAATATTGTCCCAGGACTTAGAGTGGTTTCTGACCTCTGCTCCCAGCCTGGTTGGTTCCACATAACTGTTTGCAAACCCAGGAGACATTACTGGCTCTTGTCTTACTCTCTGTGGTGTCAGCTGAGATGAATGGTTAGAGTATCCAGATATACTTGAACGATACCAATCATCTGCACAGGCCTGGGCCATTTGTGGGCGTCTCCGGCCTTCTGTGTGATATCCCCTAAACGGAATATGTTGTTCTGCCGGGGGGATGTATGGCTTGCTGTAGAACACTGTGGAGCCATGTGACTGACAGGGATATGCCCTAGGATCTTCTCCATAGTATGCTCTTGTCTGTGGTGTTTGAGAAAAGTATGCCCCAATCTCACTTGTGGAGTAAGGTCTAGTATAGAGAGCCTGCACAGGGTCTCTGCTGGGCATATGTTGTTCTGTGTAATACTGGCGGACTGGGAGAGTGTGAACCCAGCGAGTCCTTGGATCATGCGCATGATGACCATTGAGAGTACTGCCTTGGCTTGTGAGGCTGTACTTATCATCCTGATAGTACACTCGAGAAGATGGGTAGACAGGGGACCTAATCGGTTCTTCtgtgtaaaataattttgtggGTATACTGGGGTTTGAGAGAGTCCTCTGCTCCCTTGACAGGTATTCCCTTGGCATTACAGGGGATGACACCCTTTTCATGTCTACTGGCTGAATGTAGCTGGAGGGCATGTAGGTAGTGGGCTGATATACTTGTCTATAATCCCCACTGTAACATTCGCTTGGGGTGGGTGTCCAGGTCTGTCGTGGCACAGACAGCACTCTGTTCTGACCAGAGTAGGAGTTTCGCAGCCAGGGATTTTCAGTTTTCATGCTCTGAGCTCTCCTAGCTGACTGCTGCAGGACCGCTGCATCAGGTTTGATATCCACACGACACCGAACATGAGGCGTGACGGCTGGCGGATCCTGTTTGCTCTCCTTTGAAAAACAGTCTGAGACATAAAGGGGAGAGTGTGTTTGCAGTTTTATAGGGTGCACCTCATTCACAAAAGCCCGGTTAGAGGAGTATGAGTCCCGTTGTGGTTCAGATGTCCTAAGAGGGTGTGGTGCTGCCTTTTGGACATCTTGTCTGCCCCTGGTTGCTGGCGGGGAGTCTGAGATGGGCACTGGCGTGAGTGTAGTCTTGACTCTGGAGGTACTTTTCAATCTGTTCCTTTTCTTTGAATCTGACCTTGCAGCCTGGTAGGTTTTGTCAGGGTTGGCATGCTGTGGGGGTAGTCTAGTGTTAAAAAGATCAGGGGAGGAGAAACGGAGGTGTGCTGGATGATCCAGGCCATTCCAGGTCACCTCTTTATGCACTGACTGTTGCTCAGTCCCCTTGTAAGGGTACTCCATTGAGGAAGAAAGGGACTGTGGGTCATCCAATGACTCAAGGAAGTCAAAGCTGCGGCAGTGTCTTTTGTTGATGGCTTCTGTGTGTTGCTCCAGTTTGTCAATCATTTGAAAGTCACATTGTTGTGAGGGACTGAGAGAAATGGAGAGCCCGGTAATAGGGTTTAGTTTAATGTGCCGATACAGAGTGGATACCAGTAGATCAGGGGGATCTGTACGTGTCATCTTAAGGTGACTCCTCCGATCTCTACATTCAGATTGATTCAAGATCAATGTGACCTGCGGAAAGAAAGATCataaaaaatgtactgtagatttataataaaacataaattcaATGTAAAGGTAATCCTACACAGAAATTACCAATATGaataatatattaaaaataacaatcaGCACTTTGATTTTCAGAACTGTGTAGACAAATGGAAATATGTAAATGTTCACATCTACTGAAGCCTTTTGAAAGAGGgtttaattgtatcatgctGTGATGCGCTATTCTGCTGTGTACTCTGTCTGAAGCTCTTGATTAAAAGATCCCAAATCTCTGCGAAAGGTTGTCCTAATTTTGTGAGAGTGCAAAACTAAAACCATACTGTCCATCATACTGGCAAGTTGTATCTGTATTTAAGATGATTATCTTGCACCAGATCAAGCCTTGATAGACACAACACTATACACATCAATTGGcctaaaaatgtacatttcaaacaATAAAAGTAACAAATACTGCCAAGGGTTATTCCCCTCAGGATAGTCTGGTTGGGAAAAAAAGCTGAACTGAATCATTCAATCACTTCTTTCAGGCAAAGCCTTACATTACATTGTAAGGCTAAAGAAGTATTTATAATGTAAATACCAAAGTATAATAGTGCCAGGCAGCTCCTCAGTAAATAAGTCACTTTCTATGAATTTTATGCAACAGTCAATCCATTATTAGTTTAGTTATTATCTAAGTAgccaattgtttgtttctcAATGACTCTTTCTTTCACATTCGCATTGTTTTTGAAGGATAATTAATTCAAACAGAATAGGTCTTGTCCCACATTCGCTTGCAGTACACAGAAAGCATTTCATTAGTTTTAGCTTGCCATTTTTTGATCAACATTACATCATAACAAACAAAGGGGTATTGTTCACCATTGTTTATATGGAGGTTAACAGAAACACTGCTTCTACATAGATCTATAGAATACTGTGCATAAAACCAAAATTGTCTATGTTAGTATAGTGCTTTCAAACCCTGAAAATATTTCCTGGAATGATTTTATATGTAATTCTGCATAAAAACCTGCTTTCACTGTTTGACTTTTAAGCATGTTCtcatgacagagaaagagaaaggctCCATTCTTGGCTCTCGCCCATTAACCAACCTTGAGTTACCATCTGTTCATGCTGttcacccccgccccccccactcATTTCACCACCATACACCTAAATATCATATGAACACAATCATCCTAACCTCACTAGACCAACAAATACCAATAAATAATTTGGTATAGTTAAAGTTAATCTTCTAATCAACATGTGACGAATAGGTAACAATTTGGTATTACAAAATGGTGTCTTTTGTTTAGTTTCTTTTAATGAATGtcaacaaaataatgatataattattattatgttattacTATTTTAAGATGCTATTTCTGAGGTAATTCAAATATGAAAGTACATGGTGAAGTGGAACCAAACACTTATTTGACaggattaatgtttttttttatgggtaCTTATTTCTTTAGTCAATGTCCAGATGTCAAATTGATGGCCATCCTTTAAATATTACTGAAGCATGAGTATTTTCCTATCAATCTGACATCTGCTACCTAAAATATCAAATAGGATATTCCTGACTGGCCACTATTTTCtgcattgtagaataatagtgaagatatcaaaactataaaataatacatatggaatcatgttacaatcaaaacattgttaaacaaataaaaataatattatattatattttatattcatcaaagTAGCCACACTTTGCCTTGATGATTGCTTTGCATACACTTGGCATTCTCTctaccagcttcatgaggtagtcacctggaaattattttctaacagtcttgaaggagttcccacttttgttgagcacttgttggctgcttttctttCACACTGAGGTCCGcatcatcccaaaccatctcaagtGGGTTtaggttgggtgattgtggaggccaggacATCGGATGTTGCACCATCACTCTAATTCTTGGTCAAATAGTCCTTTCACAGCCCTGagtatgtgttttgggtcattgtactGTTACTTGGCCCAAGCCAGTCTCATTTTTATTAGTGTCctgtttctttgcagcaattcgaCCATAAAGCCTGATTcatgcagtctcctctgaacagctGATGCTGAGAtctgtctgttacttgaactctgtgaagcatttatttgggctgcaatctgagaaGCAGTTTATTGCccatttctgaggctggtaactctaatgaacttatcTTTTGCAGCACAGGTAACTGTGGGTCTTCCTTTTCTGTGGCAGTCCTCATGAGACCCAGTTTCATCAGAGGTTTTTATAATTGCACTTGAAGAAACATACAATGTTCTAGACATTTTCCCGGATTGAATGGCCTTGGTTAAAGTGCAGGCCCAAAATAATCTATAAACAGTTGAATTGAATAATATAACAATACTAAATGATGCACATACTAATAAATATGtacataaaatgcatttaaaatcatCTCCTGGGTGGCAAATTACAGATTATTAAATTACAGCCAAACTAACAAGACCACCCTAAATTTGGCACTAAAAGGCACAAGCTCATTGGcaacagtaaaataatgttcATGTTAAATGTCCCATTGCTTTGATTGGACTGACTATGTCAGTGTCATCATTTTCAAAGGTTCAGCTATAACTATTAGTTCAACAGTGATCATGATTAATGTCAAAAATTCTATGGCAaatcatgtttaaaatgtttcacatcAAGAGAATCTACAGTGAAATGTTTCGGTGCTCATTGGTCTTTAAAGTAGTTTCCATTGGAACTTGCGAAATTCAAAAACAGTCTTCCCCTTTTTGCTACTTGGAAAAGAGCGTGTGTAAACCCTTAAGCCTGAAAAGTTTCCAGACAGAAAGGACAGCCGCACAATCTTTTTGATCAAATGAGCACATTAATGGGATGAGTCCCAAAGTCTGACTTGTAGATGTATGGGCCTATTATATTACTCATGTACTACTTTCAGTTTTACAATAATAACTGTTCTATAACATACATATAGATGAAAAGTAGAAATTAAATGTGTGTGGTTAATGTTTAGTAAGATGTACACTTATGTCTCACCTTGATAAATTGGTCGGTCTGTTTCAGGGGAGATATCATCATTGAAAATGGTAAGAGCTTTTATTGTCTTCCTGTGTACTCTATGAACATTGTCTATTTCAAAAGTCTCTGTTCAattttttaatcaaaattaCAGTCTCTTATATACATTTCAATCCATCCCAATTATGTCAACGTAAGCCTATTCTGTTGGAGCAATGCTTATCTGGATCTGACTTGTTAGTTATGCATTCATAATTTTTGTCAATTTTAGAATTAGTATTTTCTGTACGATGGTATACAGTATAATGTAGATGGTCCATGACTCTCTGTGTAGATATACACTTGTATTACTCTAATAACAAATACGCTAATAAGTATTTGCTGAAATAGTAGCAATAGAAATGTCTGTGAGGTGCCTTAAGCATACAATAACAAGAACTATAAATGTGGTTGTCACTCATGTGTGTTTCATTACACTCTAACTTAAGCAGaatgttttatataaaaatcaGTGACCTCTAAGGAAAAAATAGGTGATGGGCAAGACAATTCAAATTTAGCCATTTCAATGATTTGTTATAGCAACCACCATTTGGCCaatcactgtatttatttaattgcatGATATCTATGGTAAGAAGATGCATCCAAATTTCATCAAAATCGAACCACTGGCACTTATGACAATGGACAGACATAAACTAGTTTGTAGTCCCTGATTTCCTTGTTTGGGGAAAATAGAAAATCCCTGTAATATTTCAGTGACAGTAATACATATAGGCCTATAAAGTAGCGAATACCGTTTTCAGCAGACTTTTTGTTTAAGTTTATAGACGTAGCCACAATAGGCCTAAGATTTATTCTAATGTTTATGTATGCCGAAAGGCCTATCAGAGATAGAAGGCTGGGACTTGAGTTAGAATACTGCAAGATGTCATAGGCTACAGAAGTTATTGAATTGGCAAGAGGGTCCAGTTTCACTTTAACATTGGCCAACTAATCCAAACAACATTGCCTACACTCCCATACCAAATCCCTTGTTGCTTGGATACGCAACTCGCATTGAAACAAGTAGCCTGCAGTTGCACTTTCCAGAAATAAATCCGACTTCACAGCCAATTCAAcgtttgaaatgttaatgtccGCTGTGTAAACAATTAATAAGAAAGTAAACTATTCAGCATAACTAGACATCTGTTGTGAAATGCATCATAACACTAGGCTATTTACACTATTTTTAAGTGTCAGGATTTTATCAGATGGCTACATTTGTAAAggcatattttcaaatgtttgattTGTCACCGAGGTCTGAAGCACACTTTTTTCCCGATTCATGTATGCGGCAAGTACGGCCCTGTTTAGTGTCCCCACATCCTTCGCAACGTCTTTGAGCATCGTTGACGTCATTGGAGGTAATCGCACGCTCAAAATAACATGTTGTGGACTTGGAGGAAAACGGGGAGTTCagaaaatatatgcattttatCAAAAAATAAGAGTGGATCTCATCTTACCCCTTTCGCCAATGACCCGTTTCCATTATCTGTATATGATCAATCCATGGCTCCTGTATGGTTCAGGTTTAGGCGACTGCATACATTTTAGAGTACATTTTCATATGAAAAACGATGCCATCTTTGCGTCTAGTGCTATCTTCACTGCACAAACAGCAATGATTCAGTGCGCCCTCATGGTGCATCTGAAACATTCTGAGAAATAAGGGGGTGTGTCTGATGCTGCGCTTATGTGCGTGCAATGGTGCGCTTGCTTGCGTGCGCGTGGTAGTTTgttatgtatgcgtgtgtgtgttcgtgctcGTTTACGATGGAGAGTGTCTCGTCATTAAATGCATGTCCATGAAGAGAATTGCATCCTATCACAGTTCAGTAGAGGACCTGTAGACACAAAAATGGCTCATGGATAAATACTGTGCAAATGGGAAGTAAATCCACCAATAATATTTGATGCGCTCACACATTCATCATTGGCTCTGTGTTAACAGACATTCAATGATGTGGCGTTGTTAGTCCTTATCAAGCAAGTGCATACACCATGTGCATACTGACccttttacttttattttattccatGGCTCTGTATTGCAATGATCACGTGCTTATGAATTTGAGTTCCATTGCACACACTGTACATGACGTGTCTACCAAAAGACTGTCCATATGAGCTTACAGTGCTCTATTAATTTGagacatgtaaaaaaaaaaatcttcttttTGGCTCTGTTTAGATTTCATTTGCAATCAAAATTATGTCAATACAAGTTTTTGTGAATTGACATCTTTGTGAATATTTGTTTACTTCTTATTGTAAAAGGAGAGCTGACAATGTCTCTTCATGATACTAGGATTTATGTTTTCCTGTGGAGTATGCTATTGGTGTCTGTCACATTACCAAACAGGTGTCAATGAAAGTCAAGGATGCAATCCTGGGGTTTAAAAATAAGAGACTGACAAAATCGTAGGCTTAccaaaatcaacagtt
This portion of the Esox lucius isolate fEsoLuc1 chromosome 13, fEsoLuc1.pri, whole genome shotgun sequence genome encodes:
- the unm_hu7912 gene encoding apical junction component 1 homolog, whose translation is MTRTDPPDLLVSTLYRHIKLNPITGLSISLSPSQQCDFQMIDKLEQHTEAINKRHCRSFDFLESLDDPQSLSSSMEYPYKGTEQQSVHKEVTWNGLDHPAHLRFSSPDLFNTRLPPQHANPDKTYQAARSDSKKRNRLKSTSRVKTTLTPVPISDSPPATRGRQDVQKAAPHPLRTSEPQRDSYSSNRAFVNEVHPIKLQTHSPLYVSDCFSKESKQDPPAVTPHVRCRVDIKPDAAVLQQSARRAQSMKTENPWLRNSYSGQNRVLSVPRQTWTPTPSECYSGDYRQVYQPTTYMPSSYIQPVDMKRVSSPVMPREYLSREQRTLSNPSIPTKLFYTEEPIRSPVYPSSRVYYQDDKYSLTSQGSTLNGHHAHDPRTRWVHTLPVRQYYTEQHMPSRDPVQALYTRPYSTSEIGAYFSQTPQTRAYYGEDPRAYPCQSHGSTVFYSKPYIPPAEQHIPFRGYHTEGRRRPQMAQACADDWYRSSISGYSNHSSQLTPQRVRQEPVMSPGFANSYVEPTRLGAEVRNHSKSWDNILYPRHEREQAATCGRSYDNLCYQGRYASSPSDTPQPVILNLSSSPRRYAALSLSENSLEKGPSNSGRNTKAGLWFVTPEITITDNDMHAHKQRDMRSVSCDALDCEKSLNVHHQQQPSESAERTKDRKPNNYSLQQSLEQLDKLLADLVIDYKPTTSRRPSQDMLDQLKQLINEGNEKGRITSSGLESLGPLNTQFASTKTSPDTIKDPDSGCDGLQSLQRSPEDFSPDHSTDDDETMMCANRKCKRTETLFNARLYFKSCHNCYTFYCSRNCRRDDWDNHKENCLYGHISSVCRHVLKYCRENSEIHKAFSRIAKAGYLTRGRGILFLGFANQGTADNFLKVGLESLAMSPTYLSLRELDSFKDNLGDYCKDLQQAGNEYDPNECFFLNVSIAVGQPVPNRPSPRAQTSTVRKYAKVSLASSSPDKKVFKKDSEMETLILTPPPGTADMDKEGKEGMKAREICFINIQRELRTRGVFLRHEYPKIYHQLCEFVESNKRFTPTTIYPIDKRTGKQFMCMIMAASEPRMLDWVSTPHLLDDII